From the genome of Treponema denticola:
TTTACGGTATATAAATAGCCTTTTTAGGTTAATTATATAAAAAAATAAGATAATTCTTTATTAGGAGGAATTTTATGAAAACATTGAAAAGATTAACTATGTTAATTCTTTTGGTTTCAGTTGCTCTCGGAATGATCGCTTGCGGCGGTACCGGAGCTGACGGCGGAGCTGCTGCAAAGGGCCCCATCGCTAAGGCTGAAGCAATTATGGCAGAGGAAACTGCTGCAGGTGTACCCGATTTTAATTCACCGCCTGTAGAGGACAAGAACCTCAAGGTTTCAGGTATGCCTGAGGAAGTAGTTTGGATTACAAGTTATCCGAAAGACTTATCGTCGAAAGGTACAAAGAAGGGCGGAACATTACATCTTACTTTGGGTGAGTATCCTACAACATTTAGATATGTAGGTCCCGAGTCGAACACCAGTACAAGAGGTTTAATGTGGCCCCACGCTGTGTTCCTAAATACAAACCCTGAAACACAGGAGTACATGCCCTATGCTGCAACCCACTGGGCATTCGGTGCCGATAATCAGACTGTTTACTACAAACTTAATGAGCATATGAAGTGGTCTGACGGTGTTCCCTGTACGGCAGATGACTTTGTTTTTGCTTGGGAATCTTTCTGTTCTCCCAACCTTGAAGCTCCATGGTACAATAACTACTACAGCAAACTCGAAGTTAAAAAAATTAATGACTACTGTGTTTCCGTTAAGTATTTGGAATCGAATCAGTTACCCAAAGTATCTCTTGTAGATGCTACTAACTTTAATCCCAGACCCAAGCATTTCCATAACGGCGAAGTTAAAAAGGGTTGGTACAATGAGTATAACTGGAAGGTTGAGCCTACAACAGGTGCTTATGTTGTAAATCCCGATAAGAGTGTTCAGGGTGAAATGCTCATTGTTGAAAAAGTTAAGGACTGGTGGGGGCATGAATATCCTCACTGGAATAACCGCTGTAACATTGATACAATCGAGTACAAGGTTATCACCGGCGGACAGGATATGGTTGAAAACTATTTCTGGAACGGAGAACTTGACTTCTTTGCTATGAATATTCCTGCAACATGGAGAAGATGTGCTACAAACGAGAATGTTACCAAAGGTTATGTAGATCGCTGGGTTGTAAACTATCTCCCCTTACAGGGTATTCAGGGTGTCTTCTTTAATACCCAGTACCCCTTGTTCAGCAATAAGAAAGTTCGACAGGCTATGTATTATGCTATCGACATTCAGGGCATGATCGATCAGGCTCTCTATGGCGAATATAAGCGATATCACAACATCGGTTTAGGCCAGGTATGGGGCGGTGTAGATTTTAATGACCACACAATTAAAAAGCCTGATTTTAATCCTGAGACAGCCAGAAAAATGCTCGGAGAAGCCGGCTATACTGTTGTAGGTTCTGACGGAATCTTACAAAATGCAAAAGGTGACAGAGTTTCTTTTGAACTCTTGTATTCATGGCCTCACCATACAGAGCGCTTGTCAATCCTTAAAGAGCAGGCTAAAAAAGCCGGTGTAGAAATTGAGCTTAAGATGATGGAAAGCGGTGCTTTTAATACCGTTCTTAACAAAAAACACCAGGCCTGGTGGGGCGCTATGAGCACAGGTTATGAGCCCTCATATTGGCAGTATTTCTCAAAGGCTAATGCTGAAAAGGTAAGTACAAACAACTCTTTCGGTTGGTGGAGCGAAGAGATGGAAAAACTTCTTGCATTTGAAGAGTCAGGACCGCCCTTGGCAGAAAAGGCTGAAAACAACAAGAAGATTGAACGCCTTGTACACGAAGAAGCCTTGGTTCTCCCCCACTACTATCTCGACTTCTTGAGAAGCGGTGTTTGGAAGTGGATAAGAATGCCTTCTTGGGGTAATAGAAAGCTGGATATTGATGCCGACTTCTTAGAGTACTGGGGTTATATGTGGATTGATGAAGATATCCGCCAAGAGGTTCTTAAGGCAAAAGCTGAAGGTAAAACCTTTGAACCCCGTGTATGGACTCCTTCAACCCGCTATATCTCGGAATAATTTGTAAGTTTTATAACCTTAAGCAGTTTTTGCTGTAGGTTGATAAAAATCAATGAGGTTTGGAGGCTGGAAAGCAGAGCTAAAACCTTTAGCTTAAAGCCTCCAAATTAAATTAATAAATAATTAAAAATATAAATAACTCTTCTTGAACTTTATCCTTTTTTATGTTAAGTATATAAAAAGCTAATATAACTCTTTATTAGGAGAAATTCTATGAAAACATTGAAAAGATTAACTATGTTAATTCTTTTGGTTTCAGTTGCTCTCGGTATAATCGCTTGCGGCGGTACCGGAGCTGACGGCGGAGCTGCTGCAAAGGGGCCCGTAGCTAAGGCTGAAGCAATTATGGCAGAAGAAACTGCTGCCGGCGTACCCGACTTTACTTCACCGCCTGTAGAGGACAAGAACCTCAAGGTTTCAGGTATGCCTGAGGAAGTAGTTTGGATTACAAGTTATCCGAAAGACTTATCGTCGAAAGATACAAAGAAGGGCGGAACTTTCCATCTTTCTTTAGATGAATATCCCACAACATTTAGATATGTAGGGCCCGAATCAAACTTGAGTACAACATATTTAATGAACCCTCATGCAACCTTTTTAGAAGTAAACCCTGAAACACAGGAATTTATGCCCTATGCTGCAACCCACTGGGCATTCGGTGCCGATAATCAGACTGTTTACTACAAACTTAACGAGCATATGAAGTGGTCTGACGGCGTTCCTTGTACGGCAGATGACTTTGTCTTTGCTTGGGAGTCTCTATGTTCTCGCGATCTCGATGATCCTTGGTGTAATAACTATTACGATAAATTTAAGGTTAAAAAAATTAATGACTACTGTGTTTCAGTTAAGTACTTGGAATCGGACAAATTGCCTAAGGCTTCTCTTATTAGTAAGGCAAACTTTAGTCCCAGACCTAAGCACTTTTATAACGGCGAAGTTAAAAATGGCTGGTACAATGAGTATAACTGGAAGATTGAGCCTACAACAGGTCCTTATGTTGTAAATCCCGATAAATGCGTTCAGGGCGAAATGCTGCTTGTTGAAAAAGTTAAAAACTGGTGGGGTCATGAATACCCTAACTGGAAAAACCGCTGTAATATCGAGACAATCGAATACAAGGTTATCACAGGCGGGCAGGATATAATTGAAAAGTATTTCTGGAACGGAGAACTTGACTTCTTTGATATGAACATGCCTGCAACATGGAGAAGATGCGCTGCAAACGAAAACATAACCAAAGGTTATGTAGACCGCTGGGTTGCTAACTATTTACCATTGAAA
Proteins encoded in this window:
- a CDS encoding extracellular solute-binding protein, with amino-acid sequence MKTLKRLTMLILLVSVALGMIACGGTGADGGAAAKGPIAKAEAIMAEETAAGVPDFNSPPVEDKNLKVSGMPEEVVWITSYPKDLSSKGTKKGGTLHLTLGEYPTTFRYVGPESNTSTRGLMWPHAVFLNTNPETQEYMPYAATHWAFGADNQTVYYKLNEHMKWSDGVPCTADDFVFAWESFCSPNLEAPWYNNYYSKLEVKKINDYCVSVKYLESNQLPKVSLVDATNFNPRPKHFHNGEVKKGWYNEYNWKVEPTTGAYVVNPDKSVQGEMLIVEKVKDWWGHEYPHWNNRCNIDTIEYKVITGGQDMVENYFWNGELDFFAMNIPATWRRCATNENVTKGYVDRWVVNYLPLQGIQGVFFNTQYPLFSNKKVRQAMYYAIDIQGMIDQALYGEYKRYHNIGLGQVWGGVDFNDHTIKKPDFNPETARKMLGEAGYTVVGSDGILQNAKGDRVSFELLYSWPHHTERLSILKEQAKKAGVEIELKMMESGAFNTVLNKKHQAWWGAMSTGYEPSYWQYFSKANAEKVSTNNSFGWWSEEMEKLLAFEESGPPLAEKAENNKKIERLVHEEALVLPHYYLDFLRSGVWKWIRMPSWGNRKLDIDADFLEYWGYMWIDEDIRQEVLKAKAEGKTFEPRVWTPSTRYISE
- a CDS encoding ABC transporter substrate-binding protein translates to MKTLKRLTMLILLVSVALGIIACGGTGADGGAAAKGPVAKAEAIMAEETAAGVPDFTSPPVEDKNLKVSGMPEEVVWITSYPKDLSSKDTKKGGTFHLSLDEYPTTFRYVGPESNLSTTYLMNPHATFLEVNPETQEFMPYAATHWAFGADNQTVYYKLNEHMKWSDGVPCTADDFVFAWESLCSRDLDDPWCNNYYDKFKVKKINDYCVSVKYLESDKLPKASLISKANFSPRPKHFYNGEVKNGWYNEYNWKIEPTTGPYVVNPDKCVQGEMLLVEKVKNWWGHEYPNWKNRCNIETIEYKVITGGQDIIEKYFWNGELDFFDMNMPATWRRCAANENITKGYVDRWVANYLPLKGIQGIFFNTQFPLFSDKKVRQAMYYAIDIQGMIDQALYGEFKRSHNIGLGNVWGGIDFNDHSIRKPGFNPDTARKMLGEAGYTVVGSDGILQNSKGERVSFELLYSRPTLTERLSILKEQAKKAGVEIELKMMESGAFNTVLNKKHQAWWGGLSTDYEPSYWELFSKANAEKVDTNNFFGWWSEEMEKLLAFEESGPPLEAKAENNKKIERLVHEEALIVPNYYTDFLRCGAWKWIRMPSWGNRKLDIDADFMYYWGYMWIDEDIRQEVLKAKAEGKTFEPRVWTPSTRYIAE